A DNA window from Theobroma cacao cultivar B97-61/B2 chromosome 5, Criollo_cocoa_genome_V2, whole genome shotgun sequence contains the following coding sequences:
- the LOC108662074 gene encoding zinc finger protein ZAT11-like: MKREREHGEIQGFDIARCLMLLSQGLVETKPKDHSMSEVFECKTCHRRFSSFQALGGHRASHKRPKLMGEKASEQTQFLSLSTKPRTHECSICGQEFSMGQALGGHMRRHRAAVNESSFSPFPVVSTVPVLKRSNSTKRIPCLDLNLTPLENDLQVLFGTRAPKVDLCI, encoded by the coding sequence ATGAAGAGAGAACGAGAACATGGAGAGATTCAGGGTTTTGACATTGCCAGATGTCTAATGCTGCTATCTCAAGGCCTGGTAGAAACCAAGCCGAAAGACCATTCTATGAGCGAGGTTTTCGAGTGCAAGACTTGCCACCGTCGGTTCTCATCGTTCCAAGCTTTGGGAGGCCACCGGGCCAGCCACAAGAGACCCAAATTGATGGGGGAGAAAGCAAGTGAACAAACACAGTTCTTAAGTTTATCGACCAAGCCCAGGACTCACGAATGCTCCATTTGCGGCCAGGAGTTCTCCATGGGGCAAGCTTTGGGTGGCCATATGAGAAGACATAGAGCCGCCGTGAACGAAAGCAGCTTCTCCCCGTTTCCGGTCGTTTCAACCGTGCCTGTGTTGAAGAGATCGAATAGTACTAAGCGGATCCCGTGCTTGGACTTGAACTTGACCCCATTGGAGAACGATTTGCAAGTGCTGTTTGGGACCAGGGCTCCCAAGGTTGATCTCTGCATCTGA
- the LOC18597821 gene encoding kinesin-like protein KIN-5B — protein sequence MMSLTPDQFRKVGMGGVTPSPSPFLTPRPERRRADSRGPDWSSNRHDRDKEVNVQVLLRCRPLSEDEQRMNVPRVISCNEHKREVTVLQNVANKQVDRVFTFDKVFGPKAQQRTIYDQAIVPIVNEVLDGFNCTVFAYGQTGTGKTYTMEGGMRNKGGDLPAEAGVIPRAVRQIFDTLEAQNADYSMKVTFLELYNEEITDLLAPEENSRYAEDKQRKPISLMEDGKGCVVVRGLEEEAVYSANEIYTLLERGAAKRRTADTLLNKRSSRSHSVFSITVHIKESAVGDEELIKCGKLNLVDLAGSENISRSGAREGRAREAGEINKSLLTLGRVINALVEHSAHIPYRDSKLTRLLRDSLGGKTKTCIIATISPSAHSLEETLSTLDYAYRAKNIKNKPEANQKMSKAVLLKDLYLEMERMKEDVRAARDKNGVYIPHERFAQEEAEKKARMEKIEQLENDLNLSEKQADKFRELYITEQEQRLDLESDLKDCKINLEKSRKELLDLQENHRAAILMLKEKEFVISKFLGSENSLIERAKELRTDLQHASEDINSLFATLENKDKMEAENRSIVLIFGSQLDQHLKDLHKTILGSISQQHQQLRSMEEQAHSFLASKCDATQALESRIKNMTETHASGVAAMKELANTMQRKGSSDLEQMSSTFSSQIAATEQFLGTAVLEAKEVIEDLQNSLNEQKELLFFSAQQQEEGLHRNLISAQEISKATVDFMTDITNQASKLMTTLEETQTKKSQQLTNFGNRFKEEAVREEKQALEKIAAILATLTSNRTAMVEEASRNMKDTGIQDNRILQQQMSVLQQVTADAGKEMSKYMEKMESHFMEDTFSVAESRDIMEDGLKECSKRVNDSRQQWENAKSYINELNISSLVEIKSTVKENIRINQTVHEELLSAFSSMDAEFGARTGDIMAAINDSLLRDHQSKKEIDSLTNLCLDHLETVQEKHGESISNIRSEAEKCLVKDYLVDHHTNTTPKKRDIVVPSLASIEEMRTPSLENLKEEENNSEKRSKWGNSDSKIHQQIARDAFSPNRTPFADVN from the exons atgatgtcACTCACTCCAGACCAATTCAGAAAAGTAGGGATGGGAGGAGTAACGCCATCTCCGTCTCCGTTCCTCACTCCCCGGCCGGAACGACGCCGTGCCGATTCGAGAGGACCCGATTGGAGCTCTAACCGCCACGATAGAGATAAAGAGGTTAATGTTCAAGTGCTGCTTAGGTGCAg GCCATTGAGTGAAGATGAGCAGAGGATGAATGTTCCGAGAGTGATTTCATGTAACGAACATAAAAGGGAAGTTACTGTTTTGCAAAATGTAGCTAACAAGCAAGTAGACAGGGTTTTCACCTTTGACAAG gTTTTTGGCCCCAAGGCACAACAAAGAACAATATATGATCAAGCCATTGTCCCCATTGTTAATGAAGTACTTGATGGTTTCAACTGTACTGTCTTTGCCTATGGACAGACTGGCACTGGCAAAACCTATACAATGGAGGGTGGGATGAGAAATAAG GGTGGGGACCTGCCTGCTGAGGCTGGTGTCATTCCAAGAGCAGTGCGACAAATATTTGATACCTTAGAGGCCCAAAATGCTGATTACAGCATGAAAGTTACATTTTTGGAGCTGTACAATGAGGAAATAACTGATTTACTGGCCCCTGAAGAGAATTCAAGATACGCTGAAGATAAGCAAAGGAAACCAATTTCTTTGATGGAAGATGGAAAGGGTTGTGTTGTTGTGAGAGGTctagaagaagaagctgtatACAGTGCCAATGAAATCTATACTCTCTTGGAACGAGGAGCAGCGAAAAGGCGCACCGCTGATACCTTGTTAAACAAGCGCAGCAG CCGTTCTCATTCTGTATTTTCTATCACTGTCCACATAAAAGAATCTGCCGTCGGAGATGAGGAACTGATAAAATGTGGCAAGCTTAATCTTGTTGATTTGGCAGGATCTGAGAATATTTCTCGTTCTGGTGCACGAGAg GGCCGTGCAAGGGAAGCAGGAGAGATAAACAAGAGCTTACTTACCCTTGGCCGTGTCATAAATGCACTTGTGGAGCATTCTGCTCATATACCATATAG GGATAGTAAGCTGACAAGGCTCTTGAGAGATTCTTTGGGAGGGAAAACAAAGACCTGCATCATTGCCACAATATCTCCATCTGCTCATTCCCTAGAAGAAACATTGAGCACTCTAGATTACGCCTATCGTGctaagaatataaaaaataaaccaGAG GCAAACCAGAAAATGTCCAAGGCTGTGTTGCTTAAGGATTTGTACCTGGAAATGGAGAGGATGAAAGAAG ATGTTCGAGCAGCTAGGGACAAAAATGGCGTTTACATTCCCCATGAAAGATTTGCCCAAGAGGAAGCTGAAAAGAAG GCAAGGATGGAGAAGATAGAGCAACTGGAGAATGATCTCAACCTTAGTGAGAAG CAAGCTGATAAGTTTCGTGAGCTGTATATTACTGAGCAAGAGCAAAGGTTGGACTTAGAAAGTGACCTCAAGGATTGCAAG ATAAATCTCGAAAAGAGTAGGAAAGAATTGCTTGATCTTCAAGAGAACCACAGGGCAGCCATCTTGATGCTGAAAGAAAAGGAGTTTGTCATCTCTAAATTTCTAGGCTCGG AAAATTCTTTGATTGAACGGGCAAAGGAGTTACGTACTGATTTGCAGCATGCATCAGAGGACATAAATTCACTTTTTGCAACACTAG AAAATAAGGACAAGATGGAGGCAGAAAACAGAAGCATTGTTTTAATATTTGGTTCTCAGCTTGACCAGCATCTAAAAGATTTGCATAAGACCATCCTTGGGTCTATTTCTCAACAGCATCAACAACTTAGATCCATGGAAGAGCAGGCTCATTCATTTCTTGCCAGTAAATGTGAT GCAACTCAAGCCTTGGAATCTAGGATTAAGAATATGACAGAGACACATGCTTCAGGAGTGGCAGCAATGAAGGAGCTTGCCAACACTATGCAAAGGAAAGGTTCCTCTGACCTGGAGCAAATGAGTTCTACATTTTCATCTCAAATCGCAGCTACTGAGCAG TTCCTTGGCACTGCAGTGCTGGAGGCCAAGGAGGTTATTGAGGATCTCCAGAATTCTCTTAATGAACAAAAGGAGCTGTTGTTTTTCTCTGCTCAACAACAAGAAGAG GGATTACACCGCAACTTGATCTCAGCACAAGAAATATCTAAGGCAACGGTTGATTTTATGACTGACATCACTAATCAGGCTTCCAAACTCATGACAACTCTTGAAGAAACCCAAACCAAGAAATCCCAGCAATTAACAAATTTTGGAAACAGATTTAAG GAAGAGGCTGTTAGAGAGGAAAAGCAGGCTTTGGAAAAGATTGCAGCAATATTAGCAACTTTGACATCTAATAGAACTGCTATG GTCGAAGAGGCATCAAGAAACATGAAGGACACAGGTATTCAAGATAATAGGATATTGCAGCAACAGATGTCCGTGCTGCAACAGGTTACAGCTGATGCTGGGAAGGAAATGAGTAAGTATATGGAAAAGATGGAAAGCCATTTCATGGAAGACACCTTCTCGGTGGCTGAGTCTAGGGATATAATGGAAGATGGCCTTAAAGAATG CTCGAAAAGGGTGAATGATTCTAGGCAGCAGTGGGAAAATGCCAAGTCATACATAAATGAACTTAATATAAGCAGTCTTGTAGAGATCAAATCAACTGTGAA GGAAAATATCAGAATAAATCAGACAGTACATGAAGAACTTTTATCCGCATTCTCCTCTATGGATGCAGAGTTTGGTGCTAGAACTGGAGATATAATGGCAGCAATTAATG ATTCATTACTTCGTGACCATCAAAGTAAGAAGGAAATAGACTCCCTTACAAACTTGTGCTTAGACCATCTCGAAACAGTGCAAGAAAAGCATGGTGAAAGCATATCGAATATCAGAAGCGAAGCTGAGAAATGCCTCGTAAAGGATTACTTG GTTGACCACCATACTAATACAACACCAAAGAAGCGAGACATAGTTGTGCCCAGCTTAGCATCAATAGAAGAGATGAGGACACCTTCCTTGGAAAACctcaaggaagaagaaaataactCAGAGAAGAGATCTAAATGGGGCAACAGTGATAGCAAAATCCATCAACAGATTGCACGTGATGCATTCTCACCAAACAGAACTCCTTTTGCTGATGTCAATTGA
- the LOC18597822 gene encoding diaminopimelate epimerase, chloroplastic, translating to MAIAATISLSLPLQTRRFSVAGAAPFRSTPSLHFDCLLSNLSLKNPSFRVSASSMSIGTPDKISTTSFLDRRESGFVHFVKYHGLGNDFILVDNRDSTEPRITPEQAVKLCDRNFGVGADGVIFAMPGTNGTDYTMRIFNSDGSEPEMCGNGVRCFARFIAELENLHGKQSFTVYTGAGLIVPEIQDDGKVKVDMGEPILKASDVPTKLRANKDQSVVKSDLNVDGVIWNVTCVSMGNPHCVTFGTKGSQNLTVDELNLAAVGSKFEHHEMFPARTNTEFVEVFSRSHLKMRVWERGAGATLACGTGACAVVVAAVLEGRAGRSCTVDLPGGPLEIEWREEDNHVYMTGPAEVVFYGSVPL from the exons ATGGCCATCGCCGCCACCATTTCCCTCTCTCTCCCGCTCCAAACCCGCCGTTTCTCCGTAGCCGGCGCCGCTCCTTTTCGATCAACTCCTTCTCTTCATTTCGACTGTCTCCTTTCCAACCTCTCTCTTAAAAACCCTAGCTTTCGAGTCTCCGCATCTTCCATGAGTATCGGAACCCCCGACAAAATCTCCACGACGTCATTTCTTGACCGAAGAGAAAGTGGATTCGTTCACTTCGTTAAATACCACGGCCTCGGGAACGACTTCATTTTG GTTGATAATCGAGATTCGACGGAGCCGAGGATTACGCCGGAGCAGGCGGTGAAGTTGTGCGATAGGAACTTTGGTGTCGGAGCTGATGGAGTGATTTTTGCGATGCCGGGAACCAACGGCACTGATTATACTATGAGAATCTTTAATTCTGATGGTAGCGAGCCTGAG ATGTGTGGTAATGGGGTGCGGTGCTTTGCCAGATTCATTGCTGAGCTCGAGAATTTACACGGGAAGCAAAG TTTTACTGTGTATACTGGGGCTGGGTTAATTGTTCCTGAAATTCAAGATGATGGGAAG GTTAAAGTTGATATGGGCGAACCAATTCTTAAAGCATCAGATGTTCCTACAAAATTACGAGCAAATAAAGATCAATCTGTTGTTAAATCAGATCTTAATGTAGATGGAGTGATTTGGAATGTGACTTGTGTTAGTATGGGGAATCCCCACTGTGTAACCTTTGGCACCAAAGGAAGCCAG AACTTGACAGTCGATGAGCTAAATTTAGCAGCAGTTGGTTCTAAATTTGAGCATCATGAAATGTTCCCAGCTAGGACTAACACAG AATTTGTGGAAGTTTTCTCCCGTTCACACTTGAAAATGCGCGTTTGGGAGCGTGGAGCAG GAGCAACACTGGCTTGTGGAACTGGAGCTTGCGCTGTGGTCGTTGCAGCTGTTCTAGAAGGACGTGCTGGGAGG AGTTGCACGGTCGATTTGCCTGGAGGCCCGTTGGAGATTGAATGGAGGGAGGAAGACAATCATGTGTACATGACAGGCCCAGCTGAAGTAGTGTTTTACGGATCAGTGCCACTGTGA